In Coriobacteriaceae bacterium, a single window of DNA contains:
- the lepB gene encoding signal peptidase I, whose amino-acid sequence MVPSQHSVLKGAFEWIVVVAIALVATFLIRSFVVEPFVVPTGSMESTIEIGDQILAQKVSLELGQPVSQGDIVVFHNPDGTSEHDVLVKRVIATAGQTVDLRDGKVVVDGQALDEDYTTGMSWPLSVQAPGAQVSYPYTVPDGCVWVMGDNRENSADSRYFGPVDRSDLIAVALVRYWPLNRIGAID is encoded by the coding sequence GTGCGTTTGAGTGGATCGTGGTCGTCGCGATCGCACTGGTCGCCACCTTCCTGATTCGCTCGTTTGTGGTCGAACCCTTTGTGGTGCCCACCGGCTCCATGGAGTCCACGATCGAGATCGGCGACCAGATCCTGGCGCAAAAGGTGAGCCTTGAACTCGGCCAGCCCGTCAGCCAAGGCGATATCGTGGTGTTCCACAACCCCGATGGCACCTCCGAGCACGATGTTCTCGTCAAGCGTGTTATTGCCACGGCCGGCCAGACGGTCGACCTTCGGGACGGCAAGGTGGTCGTTGACGGCCAGGCGCTCGACGAGGACTACACGACCGGCATGAGCTGGCCGCTTTCGGTCCAGGCTCCCGGCGCTCAGGTAAGCTATCCCTACACCGTTCCCGACGGGTGCGTGTGGGTGATGGGCGACAACCGCGAAAACTCTGCCGACTCACGCTACTTTGGTCCCGTCGATCGCTCTGATTTGATCGCCGTGGCGCTTGTGCGCTACTGGCCGCTCAACCGCATCGGCGCTATCGACTAA
- a CDS encoding glycine--tRNA ligase subunit alpha produces MNASSLSFQDIILRLQQYWGEQGCVIMQPYDSEVGAGTFHTATTLRSLGPAEWRTCYAQPCRRPADGRYGENPNRMQHYYQFQVLIKPSPVNAQELYLGSLAAIGLDPNDHDVRFVEDDWESPTLGAWGLGWEVWLNGMEVTQFTYFQQVGGIEVDPVPVEITYGLERIAMYAQGVNSVYDLVWSYLPDGTPMTYGDVFLENEREFSAYNFEVANVEMMRQKFDDYEAECHSCLERKLPLPAYDCVMKCSHAFNLLDARGALSAVERANYILRVRAVAKACCEAYMAEVAGVNENADQEGEVA; encoded by the coding sequence ATGAACGCTTCATCGCTTTCCTTCCAAGACATCATCCTGCGCCTCCAGCAGTACTGGGGCGAGCAGGGCTGCGTCATTATGCAGCCCTATGACTCCGAGGTCGGTGCCGGTACCTTCCACACCGCGACCACGCTGCGCTCGCTCGGTCCCGCCGAGTGGCGCACCTGCTACGCTCAGCCTTGCCGCCGTCCCGCCGACGGCCGCTACGGCGAGAACCCCAACCGCATGCAGCACTACTATCAGTTCCAGGTGCTCATCAAGCCGTCGCCGGTCAACGCCCAGGAGCTTTACCTGGGGTCTCTTGCTGCCATTGGCCTGGACCCCAACGACCATGACGTCCGTTTTGTCGAGGACGACTGGGAGAGCCCGACCCTGGGCGCCTGGGGCCTTGGCTGGGAGGTCTGGCTCAACGGCATGGAGGTTACGCAGTTCACGTACTTCCAGCAGGTGGGCGGCATCGAGGTCGACCCCGTGCCCGTCGAGATCACCTATGGCCTGGAGCGTATCGCCATGTACGCCCAGGGCGTCAACTCCGTCTATGACCTGGTGTGGAGCTATCTGCCCGACGGCACGCCGATGACCTATGGCGACGTGTTCCTGGAGAACGAGCGCGAGTTCAGTGCCTACAACTTTGAGGTCGCCAACGTCGAGATGATGCGTCAGAAGTTTGACGACTACGAGGCCGAGTGCCACTCCTGCCTTGAGCGCAAGCTGCCGCTGCCCGCTTACGACTGCGTCATGAAGTGCAGCCATGCTTTCAACCTGCTCGATGCCCGCGGCGCACTGTCTGCGGTCGAGCGTGCCAACTACATCTTGCGCGTCCGCGCCGTCGCCAAGGCGTGCTGCGAGGCCTATATGGCCGAGGTCGCCGGAGTCAACGAGAATGCCGATCAGGAAGGCGAGGTGGCGTAA